The Pseudophryne corroboree isolate aPseCor3 chromosome 2, aPseCor3.hap2, whole genome shotgun sequence genome has a segment encoding these proteins:
- the LOC135051178 gene encoding uncharacterized protein LOC135051178, producing the protein MMSARAISVILYTAVCSSAIFGNIKANKTEVTSTTESSKTLITTEYLPLSPNTTGSNVEETPLHPNMNSSVNTASNNENTTTLYSPKLSHVTTPKSNQSSLNMSSLTSTVTVTTTLFSSVTVPVTRQISSTDSKEDNSTTAITTNGYSQNSETVTYPMEANTTLLAGTNSYILKYSETILTSVFSTILIVVTLTILAFSLKKYKRQRSQYSHHPLHESSYESANGFSSPDDTLVISGGLYDAPRIYNPNMTVLEEEESHHDYVSFSSRPGQYRLEFLPDDKEIDPAFNCSLRNV; encoded by the exons ATGATGTCTGCAAGAGCAATTTCTGTCATTTTGTATACTGCTGTCTGCTCCTCGGCCATATTTGGGAATATTAAGGCTAATAAAACTGAAGTGACTTCAACTACAGAGAGTTCTAAAACTTTAATAACAACAGAATATTTACCTCTGAGTCCTAACACTACTGGTTCCAATGTAGAAGAAACTCCGCTCCATCCTAACATGAACTCAAGTGTTAATACAGCTTCCAATAATGAAAACACAACAACATTGTATTCGCCAAAGCTGTCACATGTGACTACACCTAAATCCAATCAGAGTTCCTTGAATATGTCATCTCTAACTTCTACTGTTACAGTCACTACAACTCTATTTTcttctgtcactgtacctgtgaccAGACAAATAAGCAGTACTGATAGCAAAGAAGATAACTCAACAACAGCAATTACGACTAATGGATATTCCCAAAACAGTGAAACAGTGACCTATCCAATGGAGGCAAACACAACTTTACTGGCAG GCACAAACAGTTACATTCTGAAGTATTCTGAGACAATATTGACTTCTGTCTTCAGCACTATCCTAATTGTGGTTACTTTAACCATTCTTGCCTTCAGTTTGAAAAAGTATAAAAGGCAAAGATCCCAATACTCTCACCACCCACTTCATGAAAGTTCATACGAATCAG CTAATGGATTTTCCTCACCTGATGATACATTGGTGATTTCTGGAGGACTCTATGATGCACCACGTATTTATAATCCTAACATGACCGTTTTAGAAGAGGAGGAGTCTCATCATGACTATGTGTCCTTTAGCTCAAGGCCAGGCCAATATAGACTTGAGTTCTTACCCGATGATAAGGAGATTGATCCAGCTTTTAATTGTTCATTAAGAAATGTCTGA